In the Oscillospiraceae bacterium genome, TCACCTCGAATATGTTCGGCGACATTCTTTCGGACGAGGCCTCGGTACTGACCGGTTCCATCGGTCTTCTGCCGTCGGCTTCTTTAGGCGACGGCACACGCGGCTTATATGAGCCGATTCACGGTTCCGCGCCCGACATCGCGGGCACCGGAAAAGCCAATCCGATTGCAACAATCTTGTCTGCCGCCATGATGCTGCGATATTCGTTCAGTTTGCAAAAAGAGGCAGATGCGATCGAAAATGCGGTCTTACAGGTGCTCGCCGCCGGTTATCGCACAGCCGATATCATCGGCACATCCGATACCGACCCCCTGAACACCGTCCAAATGACCGAAATAATCATCGGATTGTTATAAACAGAAATTATAAATCGGGGCGGATCATATCAGTCCGTCGATACCTTTATGCGTTTATAACGGGCGATTACAACGGGCCGTGCCCGTATCGTCCCTACATTGCGAAAAGCAAAACATCATGTAAAGCATATAAGCTTTACATGATGTATATCACGGTCTTTATGATATAATTTTATAAATCAACGGAATTGGTTTAGGCGATGTGTCCCCATATTGAAACGCCGATAAAAATGCGGTTTTGGCAGATTCGAATTTAGCTTCGTCACTTGCATATAACACCGCAAGCGGTTCACTTCTTTGTACCTTGTCATTCGTCTTTTTCAGCATGGTTAAACCCGCGCAGGGGTCGATTTGATCTTCAAGCACCGCTCGTCCCGCGCCGAGCAGCATCGCGGCTTCGCCAATCAATTTGGTATCGGTCTTGCGGATATATCCATCTATCTCAGCGGTTACGGTCTGCTGATATTTCGCCTTCGGCATCTTATCGGTATCTAAAATCCAACTCGAATCACCGCCTTGTAACCGTACAGTATCGGCCAGCTTCTGTAAAGCAGAACCGCTTTCTATGGATTTTCGAATGGCGTTGTCGGCTTCTGTGTCGGAGTATCCCGCATGATGCAGCATCTGTTTGACCAATGTATGGCAGACCTCGCGCAGGTCGCTGTCTCCGCCGCCTTTTAACATCTCCACCGCCTCGGCGACTTCCAACAGATTGCCCACATTGTGCCCGAGCGGTGTGTCCATATCGGTGATTACCGCACTGACTTTTTTCCCTGCGGCGGTTCCTATCCCGACCATCAGTTTTGCCAACTCCTCGGCTTTTTTGCGGGTTGACATAAAAGAGCCGCTGCCGTATTTTACGTCGAGGATGATGATGTCCGCACCGCCCGCCAGTTTTTTACTCATGATGCTCGAGGCAATCAGCGGCATGCAGTCCACAGTCCCGGTGACATCGCGTAAAGCATACAGATGCTTGTCGGCGGGGACAAGGCCTTTGGATTGACCGATCACGCACATACCGTTTTGGTTGACGATCTCGGCGAATTTTTCAGAAGAAATGGATGTGGAAAGCCCCTTGATCGATTCAAGTTTATCAATCGTGCCGCCGGTATGCCCGAGCCCGCGCCCGGACATCTTGGCAATCTTCAATCCGCAGCTTGCCGCAATCGGCGCGACAATCAGCGTGGTTTTGTCACCAACGCCTCCGGTGCTGTGCTTATCGACTTTAACGCCTTTTATGGCGGAGAGATCGGCGACCGCGCCCGAATCGCGCATGGC is a window encoding:
- a CDS encoding thymidine phosphorylase; its protein translation is MRMIDIIEKKKYGNRLTKQELAYIANGAGDRSIPDYQLAAWLMAVWFKGMTDQETAQFTLAMRDSGAVADLSAIKGVKVDKHSTGGVGDKTTLIVAPIAASCGLKIAKMSGRGLGHTGGTIDKLESIKGLSTSISSEKFAEIVNQNGMCVIGQSKGLVPADKHLYALRDVTGTVDCMPLIASSIMSKKLAGGADIIILDVKYGSGSFMSTRKKAEELAKLMVGIGTAAGKKVSAVITDMDTPLGHNVGNLLEVAEAVEMLKGGGDSDLREVCHTLVKQMLHHAGYSDTEADNAIRKSIESGSALQKLADTVRLQGGDSSWILDTDKMPKAKYQQTVTAEIDGYIRKTDTKLIGEAAMLLGAGRAVLEDQIDPCAGLTMLKKTNDKVQRSEPLAVLYASDEAKFESAKTAFLSAFQYGDTSPKPIPLIYKIIS